ACCAGGGCCACGGCGATCCAGCCGCGTCCCGCGGCCAGGTTGGTGGTCCAGAACTGGGTGTAGGCCAGCGAAAGATAGGCCCCGCCGAGCCCCACGAAGAAGGCCCCCCCGACCACGCCGAGCCAGCGCAGCCTGGTCACGGAGAGCCCGGCCGCGCGGGCCGCGGGCGGATACTCGCCCGCCGCGTCCAGGGCCAGGCCGAGCCGCGTGCGGTTGAAGACGAACCAGACCAGGGGCACGGCCAGATAGGAGCAGTAGACCAGGGCGTCCTGGCGGAAGAAGATCGGCCCGAGCCAGGGGATGTGCGCAAGGCCCGGGAAGGCGAACTTGGAGAAGCCCGCGAGCTTGGTTCCGATGTAGGGCGTGCCCAGGTAGTCGGCCAGCCCCACGCCGAGGATGGTCAGGGCCAGCCCCGAGACCACCTGGTTGCCCAGAAAGACGATGGTCACCAGGGCGTGCAGGCAGGAGAAGAGCGAGGCGCCCAGCCCCCCGGCCAGGAAGC
This region of Desulfovibrio sp. X2 genomic DNA includes:
- a CDS encoding ABC transporter permease gives rise to the protein FLAGGLGASLFSCLHALVTIVFLGNQVVSGLALTILGVGLADYLGTPYIGTKLAGFSKFAFPGLAHIPWLGPIFFRQDALVYCSYLAVPLVWFVFNRTRLGLALDAAGEYPPAARAAGLSVTRLRWLGVVGGAFFVGLGGAYLSLAYTQFWTTNLAAGRGWIAVALV